The Lacipirellula parvula genome window below encodes:
- a CDS encoding DUF1571 domain-containing protein, producing MSCQLRLRVLRQCTPALALAVSLLAGRGAQAQAPAGTVEPVHRVANAAAAQAQQPTQVAARIAEPAAGAPFDLEQKPGEHPLMPALRVAQEGVQHIDADIKDYSAIMYKQERIDGELQEQEVAFVKVRHQPFSVHMFFLSPNKGRECLYVAGPNGEKGVLHARDSGFRKKLGVFELDPDGRLAMAGQKYPISKLGIRNLTTELIDVASKDINFGECEVRTLQTTIGTATDKRPVTVIEVVHPTPRKNFRFHKAQVFIDNELRVPIRYAAYLWPQNPGEEPPLEEAYTYLNLKVNNGFTDADFDRTKNVELFKN from the coding sequence ATGAGCTGTCAATTACGTCTTCGCGTGTTACGCCAATGTACGCCTGCACTAGCCCTGGCAGTTTCGCTGCTGGCGGGTCGCGGCGCGCAGGCTCAGGCGCCGGCAGGCACCGTTGAACCGGTCCACCGCGTCGCCAACGCCGCTGCCGCGCAAGCGCAACAGCCGACGCAAGTCGCCGCTCGCATTGCCGAGCCTGCCGCTGGCGCGCCGTTCGACCTGGAACAGAAGCCGGGCGAACACCCGCTGATGCCCGCGCTTCGCGTCGCCCAAGAAGGCGTGCAGCACATCGACGCCGACATCAAAGATTACTCGGCGATCATGTACAAGCAGGAGCGGATCGACGGCGAACTGCAAGAGCAGGAAGTCGCCTTCGTGAAGGTGCGGCACCAACCGTTCAGCGTCCACATGTTCTTCCTGTCGCCCAACAAGGGTCGCGAGTGCTTGTACGTCGCCGGCCCGAACGGCGAGAAGGGCGTGCTGCATGCCCGCGACTCGGGGTTCCGCAAGAAGCTCGGCGTGTTTGAACTTGATCCGGATGGCCGCCTCGCGATGGCTGGCCAGAAGTACCCGATCAGCAAGCTCGGCATCCGCAACCTGACGACCGAACTGATCGACGTCGCTTCGAAGGACATCAACTTCGGCGAGTGCGAAGTTCGCACGCTGCAAACGACGATTGGCACCGCGACCGACAAGCGTCCTGTGACGGTGATCGAAGTCGTTCACCCCACGCCGCGGAAGAACTTCCGCTTCCACAAAGCGCAAGTCTTCATCGACAACGAGCTCCGCGTGCCGATTCGCTACGCGGCGTACCTCTGGCCGCAGAACCCGGGCGAAGAACCGCCGCTGGAAGAAGCCTACACTTACCTGAACCTGAAGGTGAACAACGGCTTCACCGACGCGGACTTCGACCGCACGAAGAACGTTGAGCTGTTCAAGAACTAA
- a CDS encoding efflux RND transporter permease subunit: MLNAIIRLSLQYRFVTITLALVTLVYGGYALFNLPIDVFPDLNRPRVTIITEAHGLAPEEVETLVSFPLESVLNGATGVEAVRSTSDVGLSVIYVEFKWGTDIYLARQIVTEKIALAADRMPSGVHPQLAPVSSIMGQIMMIGMVSETGATSPTEVRTLADWVVRQRLLTIPGVAQIVTMGGGRLQFQVLVNPESLVKYDVSLQNVEEALAKSNNNATGGYLNVGENELLVRAIGRVESLADLESVVVKADRERPVLLGQVAKVVEGDQIKRGEAAVDGSPAVLLIVTKQPGADTRDLTDRVVRAVNDLQSSLPKDVRIDPNIYQQRVFIDLSIHNVIEALRDGGILVVIILFIFLLNFRTTFITLTAIPLSIVSAGLVFKWFGMSINTMTLGGLAVAVGELVDDAIVDVENIFRRLRENRHAAVQKPALQVIYEASSEVRNSIVFSTILVVLVFVPLFALGGMEGRLFVPLGVAYIVSIIASLVVSLTVTPVLSYWLLPNAKFMAEEKDGLLLRWLKSIGGVVIRFSVLHPWPILIAVLVAVGASGVAVTQMGRDFLPPFDEGTVQVNVLVQPGTSLEASNRIGAIVDERLLQVPGVVTIARRTGRAELDEHAMGVNVSEIIVTIDPGSGRTREQILDDIRHQLADVPGTVIAAEQPLQHLISHMLSGVQAQVAIKLYGDDLTVLRRTAAQMKQAITGVPGVTDLMVEQQTLIPQLQIQTRRDELARNGLSVDDVNEFIETAMNGRKVSEVLRGQRNFDLVVRLDEPYREDIEYLKRLRINLPTGGGVPLSAVADVVESRGPNTINRENVRRRIVVSCNTTGRDLASVVGDIQNRLAPIQASLPTGYFIQYGGQFESQQSATQMIGLLSLASLACMFLALYTLFRSVNLALQVLAALPMAAIGAVTALLITGQSLTVASMVGFISLAGIASRNGILLIAHYLHLVRHEGESFSLEMIERAGKERLAPMLMTALTAGIALIPLVLAAGEPGKEILYPVATVIFGGLISSTLLDFFVHPALFWLFGRKAAEQGEHAADELLPPGSARG; the protein is encoded by the coding sequence ATGCTCAACGCCATCATCCGCCTCTCGCTCCAGTACCGCTTCGTGACGATCACGCTCGCGCTCGTCACGCTCGTTTACGGCGGTTACGCGCTCTTCAACCTGCCGATCGACGTCTTCCCCGACCTCAATCGTCCCCGCGTGACGATCATCACCGAGGCCCACGGCCTCGCGCCGGAAGAAGTCGAAACGCTTGTCTCGTTCCCGCTCGAGTCGGTCCTCAACGGCGCCACCGGCGTCGAGGCGGTCCGCAGCACTTCCGACGTCGGCCTGTCGGTGATCTACGTCGAATTCAAATGGGGGACCGACATCTACCTCGCGCGGCAAATCGTCACCGAGAAGATCGCGCTCGCCGCCGATCGCATGCCGAGCGGCGTTCACCCGCAACTCGCCCCCGTGTCATCGATCATGGGCCAGATCATGATGATCGGCATGGTGAGCGAAACAGGCGCCACGTCGCCGACCGAGGTCCGCACGCTCGCCGATTGGGTCGTCCGTCAGCGGCTGCTCACCATTCCCGGCGTCGCGCAAATCGTGACGATGGGCGGCGGCCGGCTGCAGTTCCAGGTCCTCGTGAACCCTGAATCGCTGGTGAAGTACGACGTCTCGCTGCAGAACGTCGAAGAGGCCCTCGCCAAGTCGAACAACAACGCCACCGGCGGCTATCTCAACGTCGGCGAAAACGAACTCCTCGTCCGCGCGATCGGCCGCGTCGAGAGCCTCGCCGATCTTGAATCGGTCGTCGTGAAGGCCGACCGCGAGCGACCCGTCCTGCTCGGCCAGGTCGCGAAGGTCGTCGAAGGCGACCAAATCAAACGGGGCGAAGCCGCCGTCGACGGTTCGCCTGCGGTGTTGCTGATCGTCACCAAGCAACCTGGCGCCGACACCCGCGACCTTACCGACCGCGTCGTCCGTGCGGTGAACGATCTGCAAAGCTCGCTGCCGAAAGACGTCCGCATCGATCCGAACATCTACCAGCAGCGGGTCTTCATCGATCTCAGCATTCACAACGTTATCGAAGCCCTGCGTGACGGCGGCATCCTCGTCGTCATCATCCTGTTCATCTTCCTACTCAACTTCCGCACGACGTTTATCACGCTCACCGCGATCCCGCTCTCGATCGTCTCCGCCGGCCTCGTCTTCAAGTGGTTCGGCATGTCGATCAACACGATGACGCTTGGCGGCCTCGCCGTCGCGGTCGGCGAACTGGTCGACGACGCGATCGTCGACGTCGAAAACATCTTCCGCCGTTTGCGAGAGAACCGCCATGCCGCCGTCCAGAAGCCTGCACTGCAGGTGATCTACGAGGCGAGCAGCGAAGTTCGCAACTCGATCGTCTTCAGCACGATCTTGGTGGTGCTCGTGTTCGTCCCGCTGTTCGCCCTCGGCGGCATGGAAGGGCGGCTCTTCGTGCCGCTCGGCGTCGCCTACATCGTCTCGATCATCGCCTCGCTCGTCGTGTCGCTCACGGTAACGCCCGTGCTGTCGTACTGGCTGCTGCCGAACGCCAAGTTCATGGCCGAGGAAAAGGACGGCCTCTTGCTCCGTTGGCTCAAGTCGATCGGCGGCGTCGTCATCCGCTTCAGCGTGCTGCATCCGTGGCCGATTCTTATCGCCGTCCTCGTTGCCGTCGGCGCCAGCGGCGTCGCCGTGACGCAAATGGGCCGCGACTTCCTGCCGCCGTTCGACGAGGGGACGGTGCAGGTCAACGTCCTCGTGCAGCCCGGCACCTCGCTCGAAGCCTCGAACCGCATTGGCGCCATCGTCGACGAACGGCTGCTGCAAGTCCCCGGCGTGGTGACGATCGCCCGCCGCACTGGCCGTGCCGAACTCGACGAACATGCGATGGGCGTCAACGTCTCGGAGATCATCGTGACGATTGATCCAGGTTCAGGCCGCACGCGCGAGCAGATTCTCGACGACATCCGCCATCAACTCGCCGACGTCCCTGGCACAGTCATCGCCGCCGAACAGCCGCTCCAGCATCTGATTTCGCACATGCTTTCCGGCGTGCAGGCCCAGGTGGCGATCAAACTCTACGGCGACGATCTCACAGTCCTCCGTCGCACCGCAGCCCAAATGAAGCAAGCGATCACCGGCGTTCCCGGGGTCACCGACCTGATGGTCGAGCAGCAGACGCTCATCCCGCAACTGCAGATCCAAACCCGCCGCGACGAACTCGCCCGCAACGGCCTCTCGGTCGACGACGTCAACGAATTCATCGAAACCGCGATGAACGGCCGCAAGGTTTCGGAAGTCCTCCGCGGCCAACGCAACTTCGACCTCGTCGTCCGCCTCGACGAACCGTATCGCGAAGACATCGAGTATCTGAAACGCCTGCGCATCAACCTTCCCACCGGCGGCGGGGTGCCGCTCAGCGCCGTCGCCGACGTGGTCGAATCTCGCGGTCCCAACACGATCAACCGCGAAAACGTCCGCCGCCGCATCGTCGTCTCGTGCAACACGACGGGCCGCGATCTCGCGAGCGTCGTCGGCGACATCCAGAATCGCTTGGCGCCGATCCAAGCGTCGCTGCCGACCGGCTACTTCATCCAGTACGGCGGCCAGTTCGAAAGCCAACAATCGGCGACGCAAATGATCGGGCTGCTTAGCCTCGCCTCGCTGGCGTGCATGTTCCTCGCCCTTTACACGCTCTTCCGCTCAGTAAACCTCGCGCTGCAAGTGCTCGCCGCTCTGCCGATGGCGGCGATTGGCGCCGTCACCGCGCTGCTCATCACGGGCCAATCGCTCACGGTGGCGAGCATGGTCGGCTTCATTTCGCTCGCCGGCATCGCGTCGCGCAACGGCATTTTGCTGATCGCCCACTACCTCCACCTCGTGCGGCATGAAGGCGAAAGCTTCTCGCTCGAAATGATCGAACGCGCCGGCAAAGAACGACTAGCGCCGATGCTAATGACCGCCCTCACCGCCGGCATCGCGCTCATCCCGCTCGTCCTTGCCGCGGGCGAACCGGGCAAAGAGATTCTCTACCCCGTCGCCACCGTGATCTTCGGCGGCTTGATTAGCTCAACGCTCCTCGACTTCTTCGTCCATCCCGCCCTCTTCTGGCTCTTCGGCCGAAAGGCTGCGGAGCAGGGCGAGCATGCGGCGGATGAACTTTTACCCCCGGGCTCCGCCCGGGGGTAG